From a single Solanum dulcamara chromosome 4, daSolDulc1.2, whole genome shotgun sequence genomic region:
- the LOC129884702 gene encoding protein IQ-DOMAIN 19-like, protein MGKAGKWIRSFLMVMGKKEEREKKEYKSIESTGTPTTPKAKRRWSFKKSSSMERNSHKSNRSFDLTFDHQLNTQGSMLEFDILEKHHKANLTAKGTIEPKAYITRRVKDAAATKIQAVFRSYLARKALRALRSLVRLQALVRGHLVRKQTAAMVKSMHSLMVIQLRARFQRVQMAEEAHTPNSRKSQKVSSENNQLTRACSIEKMDVSIHEKERVQKKNSMKNKSSGMENGLSTSESRCLSVSTRSHQVLHTCPSPATLSDMSTISYDMHLEDLSFKTPEKGFEHGSNVSTTTSSKTPFSIPHSENPNSIFSSATLALTYMSNTESSRAKARSHSEPRQRPNWSIKRKSKRTPSMDGITGIPDSRREETPTHSRRHNVPESHEAWLLKLYKQATSIKHAKVDSATIVSTI, encoded by the exons ATGGGGAAGGCAGGTAAATGGATCAGAAGCTTCCTAATGGTGATGGGGAAAAAGGaggaaagggaaaagaaagaatacAAGTCAATAGAAAGTACGGGAACCCCAACAACTCCAAAGGCGAAAAGGAGATGGAGTTTCAAGAAATCATCAAGCATGGAGAGAAACAGCCACAAGAGTAATAGGTCTTTCGACTTAACTTTTGATCACCAACTAAACACACAAGGTTCAATGCTGGAGTTTGACATTCTGGAGAAACACCACAAAGCAAACCTAACAGCAAAAGGAACTATAGAACCAAAGGCATACATTACCAGACGTGTTAAGGATGCAGCTGCCACCAAAATCCAAGCTGTTTTCCGTTCTTATTTG GCTAGGAAAGCATTGCGTGCCCTAAGAAGCCTAGTTAGATTACAGGCACTGGTAAGGGGTCACCTAGTGAGGAAACAGACAGCAGCAATGGTCAAAAGTATGCACTCTCTTATGGTCATTCAACTAAGGGCTCGTTTTCAAAGAGTTCAGATGGCCGAAGAAGCACATACCCCAAACTCAAGAAAGAGTCAGAAAGTATCATCTGAGAACAATCAGCTTACCAGAGCCTGCAGCATT GAAAAGATGGATGTTAGCATTCATGAAAAAGAGAGAGTTCAGAAGAAAAATAGCATGAAAAACAAATCTTCTGGAATGGAAAATGGATTGAGCACCTCTGAGTCTCGTTGCCTTTCAGTGTCAACAAGGAGTCATCAAGTACTTCATACATGTCCAAGTCCCGCTACACTGAGTGATATGAGCACAATAAGTTATGATATGCATTTAGAGGATCTTTCCTTCAAGACGCCAGAAAAAGGTTTTGAACATGGCTCTAATGTGTCAACAACCACATCTTCCAAAACCCCATTTTCCATTCCACACTCAGAAAATCCAAACTCCATATTTTCTAGTGCTACTTTAGCACTAACATACATGTCCAATACAGAATCCTCAAGAGCAAAAGCAAGGTCACATAGTGAACCCAGACAACGACCCAATTGGAGCATTAAAAGAAAAAGCAAGCGCACACCATCAATGGATGGGATAACAGGCATACCTGACTCTAGAAGGGAAGAAACACCTACTCATAGCAGGAGACACAATGTCCCAGAAAGCCATGAAGCTTGGTTACTTAAGCTCTACAAACAAGCGACGTCCATCAAGCATGCCAAGGTTGATTCTGCCACCATAGTGTCTACTATTTGA